The Luteimonas sp. YGD11-2 genome has a window encoding:
- a CDS encoding S9 family peptidase: protein MKWLAAIGLAVACCMPAQNARAQVDLAPFVAEDKVADLKVSPTGEYYAVKVPMEGQHGLVILRGADRAVTATFRFTRGTDIHDFWWVNPERVLIAVAETFGSRDDPLPTGELYGMNADGSRRDLLVGFRVRESTTGTRLSSGKREERVAARLIDTLPEDDRHVLIRVTPLVGDPISRVERMDVNSGRRTRVTAAPVAMAEYVTDTTGTVRFAYGANTDNVSRTYLRAGDGAEWELINDERTSGGIVVPLGFSADNATAYLRVEHRAGPDSIVAYDIASGERRELLRDGVVDPVPVYDDSGRVPVGARFHGATTRTVFFDETSPQARLHHALEGVFEGQVVTVTSVSGDGSRRLLQVRSDVDPGSYYEFDSSRNNADFAFARSEAIDPGRMAGVRAIELRARDGLTLHGFLTVPRGVQASALPMVVMPHGGPFGVFDMWGFDRDAQVLAAAGYAVLQVNFRGSGNYGRAFRAAGARGWGGVMQDDVTDATRWAIAEGIADPQRICVYGGSYGAYAALMGTVREPDLYRCAVGYVGVYDLPRLTTENRRQGRWARTWTGDWLGTDTGALASASPNRLAERIRVPVLLAAGGEDLVAPIEHSHLMERALRRAGAPVETLYYPNEGHGFHDPGHRLEFYRRLLGFLHTHIGGQPAAP from the coding sequence ATGAAGTGGCTGGCCGCGATCGGCCTGGCCGTGGCGTGCTGCATGCCCGCCCAGAACGCGCGGGCGCAGGTTGACCTGGCGCCGTTCGTGGCCGAGGACAAGGTTGCCGACCTCAAGGTGTCGCCCACCGGCGAGTACTACGCGGTCAAGGTGCCGATGGAAGGCCAGCACGGCCTGGTGATCCTGCGTGGGGCCGATCGCGCGGTCACCGCGACCTTCCGCTTCACCCGCGGCACCGACATCCACGACTTCTGGTGGGTCAACCCGGAGCGCGTGCTGATCGCGGTGGCGGAGACCTTCGGCAGCCGCGACGACCCGCTGCCGACCGGCGAGCTGTACGGCATGAATGCCGACGGTTCGCGACGTGACCTGCTGGTGGGCTTCCGCGTCCGCGAGTCGACCACCGGCACGCGGTTGTCGTCGGGCAAGCGCGAGGAGCGCGTGGCCGCGCGCCTGATCGACACCCTGCCCGAGGACGACCGCCATGTGCTGATCCGCGTGACGCCGCTGGTGGGTGACCCGATCAGCCGCGTCGAGCGCATGGACGTGAACTCCGGCCGCCGCACCCGGGTGACGGCGGCGCCGGTCGCCATGGCGGAGTACGTCACCGACACCACCGGCACCGTCCGCTTCGCCTACGGCGCCAACACCGACAACGTCTCGCGCACCTACCTGCGCGCGGGCGACGGGGCCGAATGGGAACTCATCAACGACGAGCGCACCAGCGGCGGGATCGTCGTGCCGCTCGGCTTCTCGGCCGACAACGCCACCGCCTACCTCCGGGTGGAGCACCGCGCGGGCCCGGACAGCATCGTCGCCTACGACATCGCCAGCGGCGAGCGCCGCGAACTGCTGCGCGACGGGGTGGTCGATCCGGTGCCGGTCTACGACGACAGCGGCCGGGTGCCGGTGGGTGCGCGCTTCCATGGCGCCACCACGCGCACGGTGTTCTTCGACGAGACCTCGCCGCAGGCACGGCTGCACCACGCGCTGGAAGGCGTGTTCGAAGGGCAGGTGGTGACGGTGACCTCGGTCAGCGGCGACGGCTCACGGCGCCTGCTGCAGGTGCGCAGCGACGTCGACCCCGGCAGCTACTACGAGTTCGACAGCAGCCGCAACAATGCCGACTTCGCCTTCGCACGCAGCGAGGCGATCGACCCCGGGCGCATGGCCGGCGTGCGCGCAATCGAACTGCGCGCGCGCGATGGCCTGACCCTGCATGGCTTCCTCACCGTGCCGCGCGGGGTGCAGGCAAGCGCGTTGCCGATGGTGGTCATGCCGCACGGCGGCCCGTTCGGCGTCTTCGACATGTGGGGCTTCGACCGCGATGCGCAGGTGCTGGCCGCCGCCGGCTACGCGGTGCTGCAGGTGAACTTCCGCGGCTCCGGCAACTACGGGCGTGCATTCCGCGCCGCCGGTGCCCGCGGGTGGGGCGGGGTGATGCAGGACGACGTCACCGATGCCACCCGCTGGGCCATCGCCGAGGGCATCGCGGACCCGCAGCGCATCTGCGTCTATGGCGGTAGCTACGGCGCCTATGCCGCACTGATGGGCACCGTGCGCGAGCCCGATCTCTACCGCTGCGCGGTCGGCTACGTGGGCGTCTACGACCTGCCGCGACTGACCACCGAGAACCGCCGCCAGGGCCGCTGGGCGCGCACCTGGACCGGCGACTGGCTGGGCACCGACACCGGCGCGCTGGCGTCGGCGTCACCGAACCGGCTGGCGGAGCGGATCAGGGTGCCGGTGTTGCTTGCCGCCGGTGGCGAGGACCTGGTGGCACCGATCGAACACAGCCATCTGATGGAACGCGCGCTGCGCCGCGCCGGGGCACCGGTGGAGACCCTGTACTACCCCAACGAGGGCCACGGCTTCCACGACCCCGGGCACCGGCTGGAGTTCTACCGGCGCCTGCTGGGCTTCCTGCACACGCATATCGGCGGCCAGCCGGCCGCACCCTGA
- a CDS encoding isochorismatase family cysteine hydrolase translates to MSRIPAALLVIDMINRFDFDGGKALAGAAEPASKRIAWLRGRFHAAGWPVVMVNDNFMDWKADFREICAVCSQDGMQGAEIARRLAPVPGDYFVLKPKHSAFHASPLDALLASLDVERLVITGVATDACVLATALDAHMRDYALAVPRDCVASITPARRDRALAVLRDNCRADTRGSRSIAP, encoded by the coding sequence ATGTCACGCATCCCTGCCGCGCTGCTCGTCATCGACATGATCAACCGCTTCGATTTCGACGGCGGCAAGGCACTGGCCGGCGCCGCCGAGCCGGCATCGAAGCGGATCGCATGGCTGCGCGGGCGCTTCCACGCCGCCGGCTGGCCGGTGGTGATGGTCAACGACAACTTCATGGACTGGAAGGCGGACTTCCGCGAGATCTGCGCGGTGTGTTCACAGGACGGCATGCAGGGCGCGGAGATCGCCCGCCGGCTGGCGCCGGTGCCGGGCGACTATTTCGTGCTGAAGCCGAAGCATTCGGCCTTCCATGCCAGTCCGCTCGATGCGCTGCTTGCAAGCCTGGATGTCGAGCGGCTGGTGATCACCGGCGTGGCCACCGATGCCTGCGTGCTGGCCACCGCGCTGGATGCGCACATGCGCGATTACGCCCTCGCCGTGCCGCGCGACTGCGTGGCGTCGATCACCCCGGCCCGTCGCGACCGTGCGCTGGCCGTGCTGCGCGACAACTGCCGGGCCGACACCCGCGGGTCGCGCAGCATCGCACCCTGA
- a CDS encoding ABC transporter ATP-binding protein, with product MLRWFEKRLDPFPPMPPAQPPRGLVAFCMHYTRGSGKWLALMGMTGALIAVAELGLYVYLGALVDRLGEHTPETFLAAEGSRLMWMALLVVVALPLLVLLDNAVQMQVLLGNFPMRIRWNVHRYLLRQSMGYFQDEFAGRIATKLMQTSLAVRETVIKLLDVGVYVSVYVVGAMLAAAAADWRLMLPFAGWVVGYALLMVYFVPRMERVSREQADARSDMTGRIVDSYTNIATVKLFSHSRREQAYAREAMDGFLGTVYRQMRLATGVGAGNYALNMALVFAVAGIGLWLWLGGVIGAGAVAVGIALALRLVGMSQWIMWELSALFENIGTVRDGINSISLPPTVDDAPGAPELPAVRGDIRFKGVGFHYGKGSGVIEHLDLHIRAGERIGVIGRSGAGKSTLVNLLLRFHDVESGRILVDDVDIASVQQDSLRARIGVVTQDTSLLHRSVRDNILYGRPDASEAEMVEAARQAEAHDFILGLSDSAGRQGYDAHVGERGVKLSGGQRQRVAIARVLLKDAPILVLDEATSALDSEVEAAIQGNLYRLMEGKTVIAIAHRLSTIAAMDRLIVMDRGAIVEQGTHAELIAAGGIYAQLWARQSGGFIDPGE from the coding sequence ATGCTGCGCTGGTTCGAAAAACGCCTCGACCCGTTCCCGCCGATGCCGCCCGCGCAACCGCCGCGCGGGCTGGTCGCGTTCTGCATGCACTACACGCGCGGCAGTGGCAAGTGGCTTGCGCTGATGGGCATGACCGGTGCGCTGATCGCGGTGGCCGAGCTCGGCCTCTACGTCTACCTGGGTGCGCTGGTCGACCGCCTCGGCGAGCATACGCCCGAGACTTTCCTCGCCGCCGAGGGCTCGCGCCTGATGTGGATGGCGCTGCTGGTGGTGGTTGCGCTGCCACTGCTGGTGCTGCTCGACAACGCGGTGCAGATGCAGGTGCTGCTGGGCAACTTCCCGATGCGCATCCGCTGGAACGTGCACCGCTACCTGCTGCGGCAGTCGATGGGCTACTTCCAGGACGAGTTCGCCGGGCGCATCGCCACCAAGCTGATGCAGACTTCGCTGGCGGTGCGCGAGACGGTGATCAAGCTGCTCGACGTCGGCGTGTACGTGAGCGTGTACGTGGTCGGCGCAATGCTGGCCGCAGCCGCGGCGGACTGGCGGCTGATGCTGCCGTTCGCCGGCTGGGTGGTCGGTTACGCACTGCTGATGGTGTATTTCGTGCCGCGCATGGAACGGGTCTCGCGCGAGCAGGCCGATGCGCGGTCGGACATGACCGGGCGCATCGTCGACAGTTACACCAACATCGCCACCGTGAAGCTGTTCTCGCACTCGCGGCGCGAACAGGCCTACGCGCGCGAGGCGATGGATGGCTTCCTCGGCACCGTGTACCGGCAGATGCGCCTGGCCACCGGCGTGGGCGCCGGCAACTACGCGCTCAACATGGCGCTGGTGTTCGCGGTGGCCGGCATCGGCCTGTGGCTGTGGCTGGGTGGCGTGATCGGCGCCGGCGCGGTGGCGGTCGGCATCGCCCTGGCGCTGCGGCTGGTCGGCATGAGCCAGTGGATCATGTGGGAGCTGTCGGCGCTGTTCGAGAACATCGGCACCGTGCGCGACGGCATCAACTCGATCTCGCTGCCGCCGACCGTGGACGACGCGCCGGGCGCGCCGGAATTGCCGGCGGTGCGCGGCGACATCCGCTTCAAGGGCGTCGGCTTCCACTACGGCAAGGGTTCGGGGGTGATCGAGCACCTCGACCTGCACATCCGCGCCGGTGAGCGCATCGGCGTGATCGGCCGCTCGGGTGCCGGCAAGTCGACGCTGGTCAACCTGCTGCTGCGCTTCCACGACGTCGAATCCGGGCGGATCCTGGTCGACGACGTCGACATCGCCAGCGTGCAGCAGGATTCCCTGCGCGCGCGCATCGGCGTGGTCACCCAGGACACCTCGCTGCTGCACCGTTCGGTGCGCGACAACATCCTCTATGGGCGTCCCGACGCCAGCGAGGCGGAGATGGTCGAGGCCGCGCGCCAGGCCGAGGCCCACGACTTCATCCTCGGGCTCTCGGATTCCGCCGGCCGCCAGGGCTACGACGCCCACGTCGGCGAGCGCGGGGTCAAGCTGTCGGGCGGCCAGCGCCAGCGCGTTGCCATTGCCCGCGTGCTGCTCAAGGACGCGCCGATCCTGGTGCTGGACGAGGCCACCTCGGCGCTGGACTCGGAGGTGGAAGCCGCGATCCAGGGCAACCTCTACCGGCTGATGGAAGGCAAGACCGTCATCGCCATCGCCCACCGGCTGTCGACGATCGCGGCGATGGACCGGCTGATCGTGATGGACCGCGGCGCGATCGTGGAACAGGGCACCCACGCCGAGCTGATTGCCGCCGGCGGGATCTATGCGCAGCTGTGGGCGCGCCAGTCGGGTGGATTCATCGACCCGGGCGAGTAG
- a CDS encoding MAPEG family protein, giving the protein MEFATLPLEIRMLAWAVLLGLGQLFLAAAVMTRQRGMRWNAGPRDGEPPPLSGVGARLDRAWRNYLETFGFFAAAVLAVVATGRGDAGTALGAQLYFWARVAYVPLYAAGIPYLRSLVWAVSVAGILMVLRGLF; this is encoded by the coding sequence ATGGAATTCGCCACGCTTCCGCTGGAAATCCGCATGCTGGCCTGGGCGGTGCTGCTCGGCCTGGGCCAGCTGTTCCTCGCCGCGGCGGTGATGACACGCCAGCGCGGGATGCGCTGGAATGCCGGCCCGCGCGACGGTGAACCGCCACCGTTGAGCGGCGTCGGGGCACGGCTGGACCGCGCCTGGCGCAACTACCTCGAGACCTTCGGATTCTTCGCCGCGGCGGTGCTGGCGGTGGTGGCCACCGGCCGCGGTGATGCCGGCACCGCGCTTGGCGCACAGCTCTACTTCTGGGCGCGCGTCGCCTACGTGCCGTTGTACGCGGCGGGTATTCCATACCTGCGCTCGCTGGTATGGGCGGTGTCGGTGGCAGGCATCCTGATGGTGTTGCGCGGGCTGTTCTGA
- a CDS encoding MgtC/SapB family protein — MSVLGEIGHALADEFAVPDAGDMTVMIARVLMAAILGGIIGWEREQKGRAAGLKTHILVSIGSALFVLAPLMHGVSADEVTRVMQGIVSGIGFLGAGAILKLDRGERIEGLTTAAGIWMTAAIGMAAGMGQEWVAIITTIVAFIVVGLLPRLSGQDRGEPHSSISGHDQ, encoded by the coding sequence ATGAGCGTGCTCGGCGAGATCGGCCATGCCCTGGCCGACGAGTTCGCGGTGCCCGATGCCGGCGACATGACGGTGATGATCGCGCGGGTACTGATGGCTGCGATCCTCGGCGGCATCATCGGCTGGGAGCGCGAGCAGAAGGGCCGCGCGGCCGGCCTCAAGACCCACATCCTGGTCTCGATCGGCTCGGCGCTGTTCGTGCTGGCGCCGCTCATGCACGGCGTATCCGCCGACGAGGTCACCCGCGTGATGCAGGGAATCGTGTCCGGCATCGGCTTCCTCGGCGCGGGCGCGATCCTCAAGCTCGACCGCGGCGAACGCATCGAGGGCCTGACCACCGCCGCCGGCATCTGGATGACCGCCGCGATCGGCATGGCGGCGGGCATGGGCCAGGAGTGGGTCGCCATCATCACCACGATCGTGGCCTTCATCGTGGTCGGGCTGTTGCCGAGGCTGTCCGGTCAGGACCGTGGCGAGCCGCACTCCTCGATCAGCGGGCACGACCAGTAG
- the msrB gene encoding peptide-methionine (R)-S-oxide reductase MsrB, giving the protein MSQFDLTPPTAAQRDTLVAGLSPDERRVLLQHGTEAPFCGVFLDNKRDGVYCCRLCGLPLFRSSTKFDSGTGWPSFFAPYDEAHIRRVRDTSHGMIRVEVVCARCESHLGHVFPDGPPPTHERHCLNSLSLSFAGNHEALPDPLGRGETAA; this is encoded by the coding sequence ATGAGCCAGTTCGACCTGACCCCGCCCACCGCCGCACAGCGCGACACCCTGGTTGCCGGGTTGTCGCCCGACGAGCGCCGCGTGCTGCTGCAGCACGGCACCGAAGCGCCGTTCTGCGGGGTGTTCCTCGACAACAAGCGCGACGGCGTCTACTGCTGCCGGCTGTGCGGCCTGCCGCTGTTCCGCTCCAGCACCAAGTTCGATTCCGGCACCGGCTGGCCGAGTTTCTTCGCGCCGTACGACGAGGCGCATATCCGCCGCGTCCGTGACACCAGCCACGGGATGATCCGCGTCGAGGTGGTGTGCGCGCGCTGCGAGAGCCACCTGGGTCACGTGTTCCCCGACGGCCCGCCGCCGACCCATGAACGCCACTGCCTCAACTCTTTGTCGCTGTCGTTTGCGGGCAACCACGAGGCGCTGCCCGATCCGCTCGGCCGTGGCGAGACCGCCGCGTAG
- the hutU gene encoding urocanate hydratase, with amino-acid sequence MTAAASRHDPSRQIRAPRGTGLSCRSWLTEAAFRMLQNNLDPEVAERPEDLVVYGGIGRAARDWACFDAILDTLKTLGDDETLLVQSGKPVGVFRTHADAPRVLIANSNLVPAWANWEHFNELDRKGLMMYGQMTAGSWIYIGSQGIVQGTYETFVEMGRQHYGGDLTGRWILTAGLGGMGGAQPLAASLAGASSLTIECQQSRIDFRLKTRYVDEQADDLDDALARIAKYTAAGEAKSIALLGNAAEVLPELVKRGVRPDAVTDQTSAHDPVHGYLPVGWTVDEWLAEQTADPERVRDAAKKSMRVHVEAMLAFHARGIPTVDYGNNIRQMAQDEGCANAFDFPGFVPAYVRPLFCRGIGPFRWVALSGDPEDIAKTDAKVKELIPDDPHLHRWLDMAAERIAFQGLPARICWVGLGLRHRLGLAFNEMVRNGELKAPIVIGRDHLDSGSVASPNRETEAMADGSDAVSDWPLLNAMLNVAGGATWVSLHHGGGVGMGYSQHSGVVIVCDGSEAADRRIERVLWNDPGTGVMRHADAGYDIAQQCAREQGLDLPMLDR; translated from the coding sequence ATGACCGCAGCCGCTTCCCGACACGACCCCTCCCGCCAGATCCGCGCGCCACGCGGCACCGGCCTGAGCTGCCGCTCGTGGCTGACCGAGGCGGCATTCCGGATGCTGCAGAACAACCTCGACCCCGAGGTCGCCGAGCGTCCGGAGGATCTGGTGGTCTATGGCGGCATCGGCCGCGCGGCGCGTGACTGGGCCTGCTTCGACGCCATCCTCGATACGCTGAAAACCCTCGGTGACGACGAGACCCTGCTGGTGCAGTCCGGCAAGCCGGTGGGCGTGTTCCGCACGCATGCCGATGCGCCGCGGGTGCTGATCGCCAACTCCAACCTGGTGCCGGCATGGGCCAACTGGGAGCACTTCAACGAGCTCGACCGCAAGGGCCTGATGATGTACGGGCAGATGACCGCCGGCTCGTGGATCTACATCGGCTCGCAGGGCATCGTGCAGGGCACCTACGAGACCTTCGTGGAGATGGGCCGCCAGCATTACGGCGGCGACCTCACCGGCCGCTGGATCCTCACCGCGGGCCTGGGCGGCATGGGCGGCGCGCAGCCGCTGGCGGCGTCGCTGGCCGGTGCGTCGAGCCTGACCATCGAATGCCAGCAGTCGCGCATCGATTTCCGTCTCAAGACCCGCTATGTCGACGAGCAGGCCGATGACCTCGACGACGCGCTGGCCCGCATCGCGAAATACACCGCCGCCGGCGAGGCGAAATCGATCGCGCTCCTCGGCAATGCCGCCGAGGTGCTGCCGGAACTGGTGAAGCGCGGCGTGCGCCCGGACGCGGTCACCGACCAGACCAGCGCGCACGACCCCGTGCACGGCTACCTGCCGGTCGGCTGGACGGTCGACGAGTGGCTGGCCGAACAGACCGCCGACCCCGAGCGCGTGCGCGACGCGGCGAAGAAGTCGATGCGCGTGCATGTCGAGGCGATGCTGGCCTTCCACGCCCGGGGCATCCCGACCGTCGACTACGGCAACAACATCCGCCAGATGGCGCAGGACGAAGGCTGCGCCAACGCGTTCGATTTCCCCGGCTTCGTGCCCGCCTATGTCCGGCCGCTGTTCTGCCGCGGTATCGGCCCGTTCCGCTGGGTGGCGCTCTCCGGCGATCCCGAGGACATCGCGAAGACCGATGCGAAGGTCAAGGAACTCATCCCCGACGACCCGCACCTGCACCGCTGGCTGGACATGGCCGCCGAGCGCATCGCCTTCCAGGGTTTGCCGGCGCGCATCTGCTGGGTCGGCCTGGGGCTGCGCCACCGGCTGGGCCTGGCGTTCAACGAGATGGTGCGCAATGGCGAGCTCAAGGCGCCGATCGTCATCGGCCGCGACCATCTCGATTCCGGCTCGGTCGCCTCGCCCAATCGCGAGACCGAGGCGATGGCCGACGGCTCTGACGCCGTCAGCGACTGGCCGCTCCTGAACGCGATGCTCAATGTCGCCGGCGGCGCCACCTGGGTGAGCCTGCATCACGGCGGTGGCGTCGGCATGGGCTATTCGCAGCACTCGGGCGTGGTGATCGTCTGTGACGGCAGCGAGGCCGCCGACCGCCGCATCGAACGCGTGCTGTGGAACGACCCCGGCACCGGGGTGATGCGCCACGCCGATGCCGGATATGACATCGCGCAACAGTGCGCGCGCGAGCAGGGGCTCGACCTGCCGATGCTGGACCGCTGA
- a CDS encoding ThuA domain-containing protein, with protein sequence MCTRVATRFARHPFAQRLAVALIALAAHAGPAAGAAAGPPQEGVSAPAAMLVFTRSEGYRHASIPDAVETLRALAAADGITIDHSEDPASFSPATLARYRVVVFANTTGPLLDGEQRAAFEQWVRNGGGFIGLHSAADTAYDWPFYGELVGAWFESHPPGLQRARVRFEAPDTEAMLGPWRVTDELYDFRDNPRPQVTVIAALHDREDTGGMGDDHPIAWCHQRLGGRAWYTGLGHDPRIYADPVFRALLRGGLHYALGMRARCDEVSSDPANMAR encoded by the coding sequence GTGTGCACCCGTGTTGCGACCCGGTTCGCGCGTCATCCGTTCGCGCAGCGCCTGGCGGTCGCGTTGATCGCGCTTGCCGCCCATGCCGGGCCCGCTGCAGGCGCAGCCGCAGGTCCGCCGCAGGAGGGGGTATCGGCGCCGGCGGCGATGCTGGTGTTCACCCGCAGCGAGGGTTATCGCCACGCCTCCATTCCCGACGCGGTCGAGACACTGCGCGCGCTCGCCGCGGCCGACGGAATCACCATCGACCACAGCGAGGATCCAGCCAGCTTCAGTCCGGCCACGCTGGCCAGGTACCGCGTGGTGGTATTCGCCAACACCACCGGACCACTGCTCGACGGTGAGCAGCGCGCCGCATTCGAGCAGTGGGTGCGCAACGGCGGCGGCTTCATCGGCCTGCATTCCGCCGCCGACACCGCCTACGACTGGCCGTTCTACGGTGAACTGGTGGGCGCGTGGTTCGAGAGCCATCCGCCCGGACTGCAGCGCGCGCGGGTGCGCTTCGAGGCGCCGGACACCGAGGCCATGCTGGGCCCGTGGCGCGTCACCGACGAGCTGTACGACTTCCGCGACAACCCCCGGCCGCAGGTCACCGTGATCGCGGCCCTGCACGATCGCGAGGACACCGGCGGCATGGGCGATGACCACCCGATCGCCTGGTGCCACCAGCGCCTCGGCGGCCGCGCCTGGTACACCGGGCTCGGCCATGACCCGCGCATCTACGCCGATCCGGTGTTCCGCGCGCTGCTGCGCGGCGGCCTGCACTACGCGCTCGGTATGCGCGCGCGTTGCGACGAAGTGTCATCCGACCCGGCTAACATGGCGCGATGA
- a CDS encoding ectonucleotide pyrophosphatase/phosphodiesterase, which translates to MMSCRFLLAAIAACLLCACSATLSSATPGGDAPTLLLVSLDGVHPDMLGRGDTPHLDRLAREGVRAAWMQPSYPALTFPNHYTLVTGLRPDRHGMVHNSMYDEDLGAFALKDRDAVGDGRWWGGEPLWVTAERAGLPTATMFWPGSEAPVQGVRPTRWYPYEDGLALEVRIDRVLGWLSEPAATRPQLATLYFEHPDHAGHGYGPASPQLHAALRDVDAAIGDLLSAIASRGLRDRVNLVIVSDHGMAPVPPGQVVAVEDMVDPADAQVVSTGQVVGFRPRPGREAAAAAALLGAHERYDCWRREALPARWQYGQHPRVPPIVCQMHVGWDAVPRANLARRPDRTRGSHGYDPAAPEMRAVFIAHGPAFRSGTELPGFDNVDVYPLLARLLGVEPAEHDGDARTLLPALRDDR; encoded by the coding sequence ATGATGTCCTGCCGTTTCCTGCTGGCCGCCATCGCGGCCTGCCTGCTGTGCGCCTGTTCCGCGACCCTGTCCTCCGCCACCCCTGGCGGCGATGCGCCGACCCTGTTGCTGGTGTCGCTGGATGGCGTGCATCCCGACATGCTCGGCCGTGGCGATACCCCGCACCTCGACCGCCTCGCCCGCGAGGGCGTGCGCGCCGCCTGGATGCAGCCGTCGTATCCGGCGCTGACCTTCCCGAACCACTACACGCTGGTCACCGGCCTGCGCCCGGACCGCCACGGCATGGTCCACAACTCGATGTACGACGAGGACCTCGGCGCATTCGCGCTCAAGGACCGCGACGCCGTGGGCGATGGCCGCTGGTGGGGCGGCGAGCCGCTGTGGGTGACCGCCGAACGCGCCGGCCTGCCGACCGCGACGATGTTCTGGCCGGGCAGCGAGGCGCCGGTGCAGGGCGTGCGCCCCACCCGCTGGTATCCCTACGAGGACGGGCTTGCGCTCGAGGTCCGCATCGACCGCGTGCTCGGCTGGCTGTCGGAGCCCGCAGCGACGCGGCCACAGCTGGCGACGCTGTACTTCGAGCATCCCGACCACGCCGGCCATGGCTACGGGCCGGCTTCGCCGCAGCTGCATGCCGCGCTGCGCGACGTGGATGCGGCGATCGGCGACCTGCTCTCGGCGATCGCGTCGCGCGGACTCCGCGACCGCGTGAACCTGGTCATCGTCTCCGACCACGGCATGGCGCCGGTTCCACCCGGCCAGGTGGTGGCGGTGGAGGACATGGTGGACCCGGCCGATGCGCAGGTGGTCAGCACCGGCCAGGTGGTGGGCTTCCGGCCGCGCCCCGGGCGCGAGGCCGCCGCTGCCGCCGCACTGCTGGGTGCGCACGAACGCTACGACTGCTGGCGACGCGAGGCCCTTCCCGCCCGCTGGCAGTACGGCCAACACCCGCGGGTGCCGCCGATCGTCTGCCAGATGCACGTCGGCTGGGACGCGGTGCCACGTGCGAATCTCGCCCGGCGCCCCGACCGCACCCGCGGCTCGCACGGGTACGACCCGGCAGCGCCGGAAATGCGCGCGGTCTTCATCGCGCACGGGCCGGCGTTCCGCAGCGGTACCGAGTTGCCCGGCTTCGACAATGTCGACGTCTATCCGTTGCTTGCGCGGCTGCTGGGCGTCGAGCCTGCGGAGCACGATGGCGATGCGCGCACCCTGCTGCCGGCGCTGCGCGACGACAGGTAG